In a genomic window of Desulfobotulus mexicanus:
- a CDS encoding Na(+)/H(+) antiporter subunit D, translating to MYQTLFGSGIPPALILIGGALFIPLMSRSVRSFWMLLLPLLALAVILNTPDGIHWTLKFMDFDLIFGRMDSLARPFGIIFAIICFLSVMYALKLQDNVQHISALFYAGGALGVTFAGDLLSLYIFWEIMAVASTFLILARKNKTAYDAAFHYILMHVAGGLILLAGIIIHYQATGGDLSFTRFHPDQAGLAEYLIMAGFLVNAAAPPLHAWLPDAYPEATVTGAVFLSAFTTKTAVYVLCRAFPGFDILAIIGAFMAVYGVIYALITTDARRILAYHIVCQIGYMVCAVGIGTTLAINGAVAHAYTNVIYKTLLFMGAGAVLQMAGSVKIKELGGLSKLMPLTLAFTIVGGISISAAPLTSGFISKDIILSAADYSGRNILWIMLLLSSLGTWISVGLKLPYYIWFGGKDTPSEPSAKEAPACMLIAMGLTALMSFYLGFFPDALYRILPHTMDYTPYTLKHLGKQLLVMAVGVWLFVLMVKAAKKKDKSTEKPAIKPADTDIAFIAGSSAFYTIMDHSLNRLNENTEKLVAEKLTPKLAAFAKNIPLILTLAPLRPFTDKKTEKKVKSMYSTGTTPLGLGAAAVVFLLIILFFFAG from the coding sequence ATGTACCAGACCCTATTCGGCAGCGGCATTCCCCCTGCGCTTATTCTAATCGGTGGTGCTCTGTTCATCCCGCTCATGTCCAGAAGTGTCAGATCTTTCTGGATGCTGCTTCTGCCCCTGCTTGCCCTTGCCGTTATTCTCAATACGCCCGATGGCATACACTGGACACTTAAGTTCATGGATTTTGACCTTATTTTCGGTCGCATGGACAGTCTTGCCAGACCCTTTGGAATCATCTTTGCCATTATATGCTTTTTAAGCGTCATGTATGCACTTAAGCTGCAGGATAATGTGCAGCATATATCAGCCCTTTTCTATGCAGGTGGTGCGCTGGGGGTCACCTTTGCCGGTGATCTGCTTTCCCTTTACATCTTCTGGGAAATAATGGCTGTCGCCTCTACCTTTCTCATCCTTGCCAGAAAAAACAAAACAGCCTATGATGCAGCTTTTCACTACATACTCATGCACGTTGCAGGTGGGCTTATTCTTCTGGCTGGCATTATTATCCACTACCAGGCCACGGGTGGAGATCTTTCCTTTACCCGTTTTCATCCGGATCAGGCAGGACTTGCCGAATATCTCATAATGGCAGGATTTCTAGTCAATGCCGCCGCTCCTCCCCTCCATGCCTGGCTTCCGGATGCATACCCTGAAGCAACGGTTACAGGGGCGGTATTCTTAAGTGCCTTTACAACAAAAACTGCTGTATATGTTCTCTGTCGGGCCTTTCCCGGATTTGACATTCTTGCCATCATCGGCGCCTTCATGGCCGTATATGGTGTCATATACGCCCTGATAACTACGGATGCACGACGGATTCTGGCCTATCACATTGTCTGCCAGATAGGATATATGGTTTGCGCCGTAGGCATTGGCACCACCCTTGCCATCAACGGTGCCGTAGCCCACGCCTATACCAATGTCATATACAAAACTCTGCTGTTTATGGGGGCAGGAGCTGTACTCCAGATGGCAGGCAGTGTAAAAATCAAGGAGCTGGGCGGCCTAAGCAAACTCATGCCGCTGACTCTTGCATTCACAATTGTGGGAGGCATTTCCATATCCGCAGCGCCCCTGACCTCAGGATTCATTTCCAAAGATATCATCCTTTCAGCAGCAGACTATTCAGGAAGAAACATTCTCTGGATCATGCTTCTTCTGTCCAGTCTTGGCACCTGGATTTCCGTAGGACTGAAACTTCCTTACTACATCTGGTTTGGAGGCAAAGACACGCCCAGTGAACCATCTGCAAAAGAAGCCCCTGCCTGTATGCTCATTGCCATGGGTCTCACAGCTCTAATGTCCTTTTATCTGGGTTTTTTCCCCGATGCCCTTTACCGCATACTTCCCCATACAATGGACTACACCCCCTATACCCTCAAACATCTTGGCAAACAGCTCCTCGTAATGGCTGTGGGGGTATGGCTTTTTGTTCTCATGGTGAAGGCTGCTAAGAAAAAAGACAAATCCACGGAAAAACCAGCAATCAAACCAGCAGATACAGATATCGCCTTCATTGCAGGCAGCAGCGCATTTTATACAATAATGGACCACAGCCTTAACAGGCTCAATGAAAACACTGAAAAGCTGGTTGCTGAAAAACTGACACCTAAACTGGCGGCTTTTGCCAAAAACATCCCCCTGATACTGACCTTGGCCCCGCTGCGGCCCTTTACGGATAAAAAAACAGAAAAAAAAGTCAAATCAATGTACAGCACTGGCACAACACCCCTTGGCCTGGGCGCTGCTGCTGTGGTTTTTTTACTTATAATCCTTTTCTTTTTCGCAGGCTGA
- a CDS encoding Crp/Fnr family transcriptional regulator: MITSEILKNYPILEKLTHEELEKIIPLCHEVHFEEGQTIYKKEDTAETFFMVQSGLVLMEEYLHKSMTVTVGTLKPGAAFGLTAILGNTGYSLDAVSAGSTELIMINGAGLMNLFEKDNTIGYKMMRATVTIIQDRLAQRTQQFIRSIATHPDIYALQKEDSSP, from the coding sequence ATGATTACAAGTGAAATCCTAAAAAATTACCCCATACTGGAAAAGCTGACCCACGAAGAACTGGAAAAAATAATACCCCTATGTCATGAAGTACACTTTGAAGAAGGCCAAACCATTTACAAAAAAGAAGATACTGCTGAAACCTTTTTTATGGTTCAATCCGGCCTCGTTCTTATGGAGGAATATCTTCATAAATCCATGACCGTTACCGTCGGAACACTGAAACCGGGGGCTGCCTTCGGCCTCACCGCCATACTGGGAAATACAGGCTACAGCCTTGATGCCGTAAGTGCCGGCAGTACAGAGCTCATTATGATAAATGGCGCAGGCCTCATGAATCTTTTTGAAAAGGACAATACCATAGGCTATAAAATGATGCGGGCCACTGTGACCATTATTCAGGACCGACTTGCCCAGCGAACCCAGCAGTTTATAAGATCCATAGCCACCCATCCGGATATTTATGCCCTGCAGAAAGAAGATTCTTCCCCCTAA
- a CDS encoding methylated-DNA--[protein]-cysteine S-methyltransferase — protein MEQAFREIVFETVLGPVALFCDSEEKWLKKLVFVAEEGGRMFSFSSKVPLLKEAKKQLLDYLAGKCTHFDLPLLPEGSPFQQRVWEALLTIPYGETRSYKDIALALGQPGASRAVGNANGRNPLPLFIPCHRVIASDGSPGGYRSGLFRKGFLLDLEAGSRSLRTVGIATVERKTRAGYAV, from the coding sequence ATGGAACAGGCTTTCAGGGAAATTGTTTTTGAAACAGTTCTGGGGCCTGTTGCTCTTTTTTGTGACTCCGAAGAAAAATGGCTGAAAAAACTTGTTTTTGTGGCAGAAGAAGGGGGCAGGATGTTTTCTTTTTCATCAAAAGTCCCTCTGCTGAAGGAGGCAAAAAAACAGCTTCTGGATTATCTTGCAGGCAAATGCACTCATTTTGACCTGCCTCTTCTGCCGGAAGGAAGCCCTTTTCAGCAGAGGGTATGGGAAGCGCTTTTGACCATTCCTTACGGAGAAACACGGTCTTATAAAGATATTGCTCTGGCTCTGGGGCAGCCCGGAGCTTCCCGTGCAGTGGGCAATGCCAATGGCAGAAACCCTTTGCCCCTTTTTATTCCATGTCACAGGGTCATTGCCTCAGATGGCAGCCCCGGGGGTTATAGGAGCGGACTTTTTAGAAAAGGTTTTCTTCTGGATCTGGAAGCCGGATCAAGGAGCCTGAGGACGGTAGGTATTGCCACAGTTGAGAGGAAAACAAGAGCGGGCTATGCGGTTTAA
- the gltA gene encoding NADPH-dependent glutamate synthase, whose product MQEKDKKKKERLPMPEQAADVRRHNFLEVPLGYTEEMAREEASRCIQCKNPQCVQGCPVAVPIPEFIKAIAEDRFAEGIRTIWEKNALPAVCGRVCPQESQCEGLCILAKKGSPVAIGNLERFLADWERQNGDGSLPEKTASTGKKVAVVGSGPAGLTVAGDLVLKGHDVTLFEAFHKPGGVLIYGIPEFRLPKAIVESEVQTLEKLGVNLVCNTVVGRAVDVKELFEEGFDAVFVGVGAGLPSFMNIPGENLIGVYSANEYLTRANLMKAYDPAYDTPMVVGRNVVVVGGGNVAMDAARTALRMGAESVKIVYRRSREEMPARLEESHHAEEEGVEFMLLTNPLRFDGDEKGKLKTVTCKRMELGEPDASGRRRPVPVEGSDFTMDCDLAIIAVGSGANPLLTSSEPEILLNRWGNIDADPENGKTTMRGVWAGGDIVTGAATVILAMGAGRKAADSMHDYLMRGW is encoded by the coding sequence ATGCAGGAAAAGGATAAGAAAAAAAAGGAAAGACTTCCCATGCCGGAGCAGGCAGCGGATGTCCGCCGTCATAATTTTCTTGAAGTACCTCTGGGATACACGGAAGAGATGGCAAGGGAAGAGGCCTCCCGTTGTATTCAGTGTAAAAATCCTCAGTGTGTTCAGGGATGCCCCGTGGCCGTACCCATTCCCGAATTCATCAAAGCCATAGCAGAGGATCGTTTTGCCGAAGGTATTCGTACCATCTGGGAGAAAAATGCCCTTCCTGCGGTCTGTGGCAGGGTGTGCCCCCAGGAAAGCCAGTGTGAGGGCTTGTGTATCCTTGCCAAAAAAGGCAGCCCTGTGGCCATAGGTAACCTTGAGAGGTTTCTGGCGGATTGGGAGCGGCAGAATGGCGATGGTTCCCTGCCTGAAAAAACGGCATCCACGGGGAAAAAGGTGGCTGTGGTGGGCAGTGGCCCTGCAGGCCTTACCGTGGCAGGCGATCTGGTTCTTAAAGGTCATGATGTTACCCTTTTTGAAGCCTTTCATAAGCCCGGCGGCGTTCTGATTTATGGTATTCCTGAGTTCCGCCTGCCCAAGGCCATTGTGGAGTCTGAAGTGCAGACTCTGGAAAAGCTCGGCGTCAATCTTGTCTGCAATACCGTTGTCGGGCGGGCTGTGGATGTGAAGGAACTCTTTGAAGAGGGCTTTGATGCGGTTTTTGTGGGTGTGGGAGCAGGTCTGCCCAGCTTCATGAACATCCCCGGAGAAAATCTCATCGGAGTTTATTCGGCCAATGAATATCTGACCCGTGCCAATCTCATGAAAGCCTATGATCCTGCCTATGATACCCCCATGGTTGTGGGCCGTAATGTGGTGGTGGTCGGTGGCGGCAATGTGGCCATGGATGCGGCCCGCACTGCCCTGCGCATGGGTGCAGAGTCCGTAAAAATCGTTTATCGCAGATCCAGAGAGGAAATGCCCGCCCGTCTTGAGGAATCCCACCATGCGGAGGAAGAGGGTGTGGAATTCATGCTCCTCACCAACCCCCTTCGTTTTGACGGGGATGAGAAAGGGAAACTTAAAACCGTTACCTGCAAGCGCATGGAGCTTGGTGAACCCGATGCCTCGGGCCGCAGAAGGCCGGTGCCCGTTGAGGGCTCGGATTTCACCATGGACTGTGACCTTGCCATCATTGCCGTAGGCTCAGGGGCCAACCCTCTGCTCACCAGCTCGGAACCGGAGATTCTCCTGAACCGCTGGGGAAACATTGATGCGGATCCTGAAAACGGCAAGACCACTATGCGGGGTGTATGGGCTGGTGGAGATATAGTCACCGGTGCAGCTACAGTGATCCTTGCCATGGGGGCGGGCAGAAAAGCGGCAGACAGCATGCATGATTACCTGATGCGAGGCTGGTGA
- a CDS encoding monovalent cation/H+ antiporter subunit D family protein yields METLYSITPLLALLVSLAVVPAIVSSKNINAREAWTFAAAFIKFGLVISMAPFILQGGTIHFTIAEVIPGVPIALRVDAFGMLFALVSSSLWIVTSAYSIGYMRGLDEHSQTRYFSFFAISLSATIGVAFSANLLTMYLFYEMLSFATYPLVAHNQDHEGRVSGRKYIAYLLGASVLLAFPAMLYVYVQAGTLDFTAGGVLSPETGKSTLLVLALMLTFGFAKAGIMPLHSWLPVAMVAPTPVSALLHAVAVVKVGVFCVFRALTGTLGTSPLSDAGIGTIIAILASITILVSSLMALSQNELKRRLAFSTVGQLSYIILGVALLTPAALQGAMMHITMHAFGKITLFFCAGAIFVASGKKYISQMKGIGRRMPITMAAFFIGALSVIGLPPTGGFLSKWYLVIGTLESGQIAFLVVLLVSSILNAAYFLPIVYNAFFCPPEEDLYKDEGIKESPPWCLYPLSITAIGCIVLFFYPQPFFRLTQLAVTQIMGG; encoded by the coding sequence ATGGAAACCTTATACAGCATAACGCCTCTCCTTGCACTTCTGGTGTCGCTGGCAGTCGTCCCGGCCATTGTATCCAGCAAAAATATAAATGCCAGAGAGGCCTGGACTTTTGCAGCCGCCTTTATAAAATTTGGCCTCGTTATTTCCATGGCTCCCTTCATCCTTCAGGGTGGAACCATACATTTCACCATTGCCGAAGTAATTCCCGGCGTACCCATAGCCCTCAGGGTGGATGCCTTTGGTATGCTTTTCGCTCTGGTCTCATCTTCCCTCTGGATAGTAACCTCCGCTTACTCCATTGGTTATATGAGGGGCCTTGACGAACACAGCCAGACCCGTTACTTCAGCTTTTTTGCCATCTCTCTTTCCGCCACCATAGGTGTTGCCTTCTCAGCCAACCTCTTAACCATGTATCTTTTCTATGAGATGCTGAGCTTTGCCACCTACCCCCTTGTTGCCCATAACCAGGATCATGAAGGAAGGGTATCAGGCAGAAAATATATAGCCTATCTTCTCGGCGCATCTGTACTTCTGGCATTCCCGGCGATGCTTTATGTCTATGTCCAGGCCGGAACTCTGGACTTCACCGCAGGGGGAGTTCTTTCCCCTGAGACCGGCAAAAGCACCCTGCTGGTACTGGCCCTGATGCTTACCTTCGGCTTTGCCAAGGCAGGTATCATGCCCCTTCACTCCTGGCTCCCCGTAGCCATGGTGGCACCCACGCCTGTCAGCGCACTGCTCCACGCAGTTGCTGTTGTAAAGGTGGGGGTTTTCTGCGTATTCCGGGCTCTCACCGGGACCCTTGGCACCAGCCCCCTTTCCGATGCTGGCATTGGCACCATAATTGCTATACTTGCCAGCATAACCATACTGGTTTCCTCACTGATGGCCTTGAGCCAGAATGAGCTTAAAAGACGACTGGCCTTTTCCACGGTGGGCCAGCTCTCCTACATTATATTAGGCGTAGCCCTGCTAACCCCTGCAGCCCTTCAAGGTGCCATGATGCATATCACCATGCATGCATTTGGAAAAATAACCCTCTTTTTCTGTGCAGGTGCTATTTTTGTTGCCTCAGGAAAAAAATACATAAGCCAGATGAAGGGTATAGGCAGGCGCATGCCCATTACCATGGCAGCCTTTTTCATCGGAGCCCTTTCCGTAATAGGCCTGCCACCCACAGGTGGCTTTCTTTCCAAGTGGTATCTGGTCATCGGTACCCTGGAATCCGGACAGATCGCATTTTTAGTGGTGCTGCTGGTAAGCTCCATTCTCAATGCAGCCTATTTTCTGCCCATTGTCTACAATGCCTTTTTCTGCCCACCGGAAGAGGATTTATACAAAGATGAAGGTATCAAGGAGTCACCTCCCTGGTGTCTTTATCCGCTGAGCATCACAGCCATAGGCTGCATTGTCCTGTTCTTTTATCCACAGCCTTTTTTCAGGCTGACCCAGCTTGCCGTCACGCAGATAATGGGCGGCTAG
- a CDS encoding complex I subunit 5 family protein, giving the protein MMEFSQHSPVLVVMAPFLWGMASAAAGWANRKWAFPLALIGLVSGLAAAVHMLITTAKGEILVYHMAGWIPPFGIAYRIDTFSAIILVTIMAVALINLVASKTKAEKDFAEKTPAWYALYVFFVSGLAGMVATEDLFNLYVLLEIASLSAYALIGMGHNRAPFAALNYLLMGTIGASFYLMGVAYIYIATGSLNMTDIAIILQDMGPNPTITMAFALCITGVLAKMAAFPVHGWLPNAYTYAPDATTNVMAALTTKVSIYIMIRLVLSVFPLSLAFETGIIADAMVWLATIGIFAGAFMALAQKSFKRMLTYIIIVEVAYMVGGFWLGNRAGMTGAMLHIVNDAAMTLCVFMVAANIRAKKGADAFSDLKGLFQTMPFSMGALVIAGLAIIGIPPTCGFFSKWYLISGGIEAGHWGFVVALLSASIINAILFFKVFEIAFFETPDDTCDHYSKEHDNRDHGHHGPPVLAMAEARLSMVIPLIIVALTLLALGFLTGGIVNLFINPTIPGQVL; this is encoded by the coding sequence ATTGGCCTTGTTTCAGGTCTTGCTGCCGCAGTGCATATGCTCATCACAACGGCAAAGGGCGAAATTCTGGTTTATCATATGGCAGGATGGATACCCCCCTTTGGTATCGCCTACCGCATCGACACCTTCAGTGCCATTATCCTTGTAACCATAATGGCCGTAGCCCTTATCAATCTTGTGGCATCAAAGACAAAGGCTGAAAAGGATTTTGCCGAAAAGACCCCTGCCTGGTATGCACTTTATGTGTTCTTTGTATCCGGCCTTGCAGGCATGGTTGCAACAGAGGATTTATTCAATCTTTATGTTCTTCTGGAAATTGCATCCCTTTCTGCCTATGCACTTATAGGTATGGGACACAACCGGGCACCCTTTGCTGCACTGAACTATCTCCTGATGGGCACCATAGGGGCAAGTTTTTACCTCATGGGTGTAGCCTACATCTACATTGCCACAGGTTCCCTGAACATGACGGATATTGCCATCATCCTTCAGGATATGGGACCCAACCCAACCATCACCATGGCCTTTGCCCTCTGCATCACAGGTGTTTTGGCTAAAATGGCAGCATTCCCGGTTCATGGCTGGCTTCCCAATGCCTACACCTACGCTCCGGATGCCACCACCAATGTTATGGCAGCCCTGACAACCAAGGTCAGCATCTACATCATGATCAGGCTTGTTCTGTCAGTTTTCCCGCTTTCTCTGGCCTTTGAAACGGGAATAATTGCCGACGCCATGGTCTGGCTTGCCACCATCGGTATCTTTGCGGGTGCCTTCATGGCCCTTGCCCAGAAAAGCTTCAAAAGAATGCTCACCTACATCATTATTGTTGAAGTCGCTTATATGGTGGGTGGCTTCTGGCTGGGTAACAGGGCTGGCATGACAGGAGCCATGCTCCACATTGTCAATGATGCCGCCATGACCCTCTGCGTATTCATGGTAGCCGCCAACATACGTGCAAAAAAAGGTGCAGATGCCTTCTCAGATCTCAAGGGGCTCTTCCAGACCATGCCCTTTTCCATGGGAGCACTGGTCATTGCCGGCCTTGCAATCATAGGCATTCCACCCACCTGCGGTTTTTTCAGCAAATGGTATCTCATATCAGGCGGTATCGAAGCCGGGCACTGGGGTTTTGTAGTCGCCCTGCTTTCCGCCAGCATAATCAACGCCATTCTATTTTTCAAAGTTTTTGAAATTGCTTTCTTTGAAACACCGGACGACACCTGCGACCACTACTCCAAAGAACATGACAACAGGGATCATGGTCACCACGGACCTCCCGTCCTTGCAATGGCTGAAGCTCGTTTATCCATGGTAATCCCCCTTATTATTGTGGCACTGACCCTCCTGGCACTGGGCTTTTTAACAGGAGGCATTGTAAACCTTTTTATTAACCCGACGATTCCCGGACAGGTACTCTGA